The Triticum aestivum cultivar Chinese Spring chromosome 7B, IWGSC CS RefSeq v2.1, whole genome shotgun sequence genome window below encodes:
- the LOC123156555 gene encoding cyclin-dependent kinase B2-1: MAMLQHQNQGAAAPMTTTGGGLRAMDLYEKLEKVGEGTYGKVYKAREKATGRIVALKKTRLPEDDEGVPPTALREVSLLRMLSQDPHVVRLLDLKQGQNKEGQTILYLVFEYMDTDLKKFIRGHRQNHEKIPAHTVKILMYQLCKGVAFCHGRGVLHRDLKPHNLLMDRKTMALKIADLGLSRAFTVPLKKYTHEILTLWYRAPEVLLGATHYSTPVDMWSVGCIFAELITTTALFPGDSEVQQLLHIFKLLGTPNEDVWPGVGKLPNWHEYPQWNVSKLSSVIPSLDADGIDLLEKMLQYEPAKRISAKKAMEHPYFDDVDKVLY, encoded by the exons ATGGCGATGCTCCAGCACCAGAACCAGGGGGCAGCGGCGCCGATGACCACCACGGGCGGCGGGCTGCGCGCCATGGACCTCTACGAGAAGCTGGAGAAGGTCGGGGAGGGCACCTACGGGAAGGTGTACAAGGCCCGGGAGAAGGCGACGGGCCGGATCGTGGCGCTCAAGAAGACGCGCCTCCCGGAGGACGACGAGGGCGTGCCCCCCACGGCGCTCAGGGAGGTCTCGCTGCTGCGGATGCTGTCGCAGGACCCGCACGTCGTGCGCCTGCTCGATCTCAAGCAGGGCCAGAACAAGGAGGGCCAGACCATCCTCTACCTCGTCTTCGAGTACATGGACACCGACCTCAAGAAGTTCATCCGCGGCCACCGCCAGAACCACGAGAAGATCCCCGCCCACACCGTCAAG ATCTTGATGTACCAGCTCTGCAAGGGCGTGGCTTTCTGCCACGGACGAGGTGTCCTGCACCGTGACCTCAAGCCACACAACCTGCTCATGGACCGCAAGACCATGGCTCTCAAGATCGCCGATCTTGGGCTCAGTCGTGCCTTCACGGTTCCTCTCAAGAAGTACACACACGAG ATCCTTACTCTGTGGTACAGAGCTCCGGAGGTCCTTCTTGGCGCCACACACTACTCAACGCCGGTTGACATGTGGTCTGTGGGCTGCATATTTG CTGAATTGATCACTACCACGGCACTTTTCCCTGGAGACTCTGAGGTGCAGCAGCTCCTGCACATTTTCAA GTTGCTGGGCACTCCAAATGAGGATGTCTGGCCAGGAGTAGGCAAACTCCCGAACTGGCATGAGTACCCTCAGTGGAATGTCTCAAAGCTGTCTTCTGTCATTCCTAGTCTCGATGCCGATGGTATTGATCTGCTTGAG AAAATGCTGCAGTATGAGCCGGCAAAGCGGATCTCTGCGAAGAAGGCCATGGAGCACCCATACTTCGATGATGTGGACAAGGTGCTGTACTGA